A genome region from Bacillota bacterium includes the following:
- the gabT gene encoding 4-aminobutyrate--2-oxoglutarate transaminase → MRNFIRLVTEVPGPRSREVLARKDRYVAAAFSVHAPVVIDRGQGALVTDIDGNTFIDLTGGIGVLNVGHCHPQVNQAVHRQVDRFLHTDFTIIPYESLVDLAEKLGQKAPVKQPAKCAFFNSGAEAVENAIKIARAYTRRAAIIAFEGAFHGRTMMAMTLTSKSKPYRQGFGPFAPEVYRVPYAYCYRCPIRATYPECGVACADLLDRLLELFVAPEDTAAVIVEPVQGEGGFVVPPREYLPRLAEICAKHGVLLIADEVQTGFGRTGRLFALEHSGVKADLVTVAKSLAAGIPLSGVVGRAEVMDAPGDNRIGGTYVGNPVGCVAALEVLDIMEKEDLPGRAERLGRLMTDRFRAMRDSHPLIGDVRGLGSMVAIELVKDRITKEPASRETSEVIRRCMQKGVIPLKCGLYGNVIRMLATLVITEEQLAEALDVMEEAIAEVEEEAGIVRQLV, encoded by the coding sequence GTGCGTAACTTCATCAGGCTGGTCACCGAGGTGCCGGGACCGCGCTCGCGGGAGGTGTTGGCGCGCAAGGACCGGTACGTGGCAGCCGCGTTCTCCGTCCACGCTCCCGTGGTCATCGACCGCGGCCAGGGAGCCCTGGTGACCGACATCGACGGCAACACCTTTATCGACCTGACGGGCGGCATCGGCGTCCTCAACGTGGGTCACTGCCACCCACAGGTGAACCAGGCCGTCCACCGCCAGGTAGACCGCTTCCTCCACACCGACTTCACCATAATCCCGTACGAGTCCCTGGTCGATCTGGCCGAAAAGCTGGGCCAGAAGGCCCCCGTCAAGCAACCGGCCAAATGCGCGTTTTTCAACTCGGGAGCCGAGGCGGTGGAAAACGCCATCAAGATCGCCCGGGCGTACACACGTCGTGCGGCCATCATCGCCTTCGAGGGTGCATTCCACGGCCGCACCATGATGGCCATGACCCTGACCAGTAAGAGCAAACCGTATCGTCAGGGATTCGGTCCCTTCGCACCCGAGGTATACCGGGTTCCCTATGCCTACTGTTACCGCTGCCCCATCCGTGCCACCTACCCTGAATGCGGGGTAGCATGCGCCGACCTGCTCGACCGCTTGCTGGAACTGTTCGTGGCTCCCGAGGACACGGCCGCCGTTATAGTGGAGCCCGTTCAGGGAGAGGGCGGGTTCGTGGTGCCGCCGCGCGAGTACCTGCCTCGCCTGGCGGAAATCTGCGCAAAGCACGGGGTGCTGTTGATAGCGGACGAGGTGCAGACCGGCTTCGGCCGCACCGGGCGCCTGTTCGCCCTGGAACACTCGGGAGTGAAGGCCGACCTGGTCACGGTGGCCAAGTCCCTGGCTGCCGGCATCCCCCTATCCGGTGTGGTGGGCCGGGCGGAAGTCATGGATGCACCCGGCGATAACCGCATAGGCGGCACTTACGTGGGCAATCCTGTGGGTTGCGTGGCCGCCCTGGAAGTCCTGGATATAATGGAGAAGGAGGACCTGCCCGGCCGCGCCGAACGGCTGGGCCGGCTCATGACGGACCGCTTCCGGGCAATGCGGGACTCCCACCCCCTCATCGGAGACGTGCGCGGGCTGGGTAGCATGGTGGCCATAGAACTGGTGAAGGATCGCATTACTAAGGAGCCAGCTAGCCGGGAAACGTCCGAAGTGATCAGGCGGTGCATGCAGAAGGGGGTCATCCCCCTGAAGTGCGGTCTGTACGGTAACGTCATCCGCATGCTCGCCACTTTAGTGATTACCGAAGAACAACTGGCGGAAGCCCTGGACGTGATGGAAGAGGCTATCGCCGAAGTGGAAGAGGAGGCCGGGATAGTACGGCAACTCGTGTAG
- a CDS encoding glycoside hydrolase family 125 protein, whose protein sequence is MGGGDSRLLTVPEEIARTEEFWVTGNEFVALPQIRARDGAVLSINVLSWGARGLLELTGPPGRDAVNGCASGSTGPGDPEDDASPLLRVGLETEAGPERLVPTGVRWLGDWIPEVHYRVPWGTLRVTWLAPWGHKGLVVNARVDPPPAPVTLYVEGCVGQVRHRVFTARGLASPVVTRWHRWMECLVWEVGSPWPFLAVAVRPAHSDIRWEQPCPAGPNVRLGREGEELTVVLGIAPDGDGAACQAVDLLRHGYPALRERSLNELSRLAAGAAGRAGSPANGLEGYPVWRRNLLFNFFYSRGMCLDSEELVLVTSRSPRYYVCAAHWSRDSLLWSFPGLLLADTRTAREALLQAFRLYSRRAGTHSLYLDGTELYPGFELDELAAFPVALGLYLEKTGDRSVLESAPVREGLARVWEKLEEARIQPHHLYRTFLLPSDDPAHHPVVTYDNVLAWKALTVFARLGWPGAGDKAGALRCELRRRAVVPGPFGPMWAWSFALPAHSGETGAGGECTDGGSAAGEAYVLYDEPPGSLALLAHYGWCDPLDPVYLNTLRWIWSPHNPWYVAEGPFAAPACPHARHPWVMSLVNALLVPARSWKALGVDPARFRRALCSAALDGGLACETIDAHTGKVRTGAAFATCAGFMAWALAQPELPG, encoded by the coding sequence GTGGGTGGTGGGGACAGCCGTCTCCTCACTGTTCCCGAGGAGATAGCGCGTACCGAGGAGTTCTGGGTTACCGGAAACGAGTTCGTGGCCCTGCCCCAGATCCGGGCCCGGGACGGGGCCGTCCTGTCTATCAATGTGCTGTCCTGGGGTGCACGTGGCCTCCTGGAACTGACGGGGCCCCCGGGGCGCGACGCCGTGAATGGGTGCGCCTCAGGTTCAACTGGCCCCGGGGATCCCGAGGATGATGCGTCACCGCTGTTGCGGGTGGGCCTGGAGACAGAGGCGGGTCCGGAGAGGCTGGTCCCCACCGGTGTGCGGTGGCTGGGGGACTGGATCCCGGAGGTCCATTACCGGGTCCCCTGGGGCACCTTACGGGTTACCTGGCTGGCCCCCTGGGGTCACAAGGGCCTTGTGGTGAACGCCCGCGTCGATCCCCCTCCCGCCCCGGTTACCCTGTACGTGGAAGGGTGCGTGGGCCAGGTGCGTCACCGGGTGTTCACAGCGCGCGGCCTGGCGTCACCGGTGGTCACCCGGTGGCACCGGTGGATGGAATGCCTGGTCTGGGAGGTGGGATCTCCCTGGCCTTTCCTGGCGGTGGCGGTACGGCCCGCCCACTCCGACATTCGGTGGGAACAGCCGTGCCCCGCCGGCCCCAATGTTCGCCTGGGCCGGGAAGGCGAGGAACTGACCGTAGTGCTGGGGATTGCCCCCGATGGAGACGGGGCCGCCTGTCAGGCGGTGGACCTCTTACGCCACGGGTATCCTGCCCTGCGGGAACGCTCCCTGAATGAGCTTTCCCGCCTGGCAGCGGGGGCCGCAGGGCGAGCCGGGTCGCCGGCCAACGGGCTGGAGGGGTATCCGGTGTGGCGGCGCAACCTGCTCTTCAACTTTTTCTATAGTCGGGGGATGTGCCTGGACAGCGAAGAACTGGTGCTGGTGACTTCCCGCAGTCCCCGCTACTACGTGTGCGCGGCCCACTGGAGCCGGGATTCGCTGCTGTGGAGCTTCCCCGGTCTCTTGCTCGCGGATACCCGTACCGCCCGGGAGGCCCTGCTGCAGGCTTTCCGCCTGTATTCCCGGCGGGCGGGTACCCACAGCCTGTACCTGGATGGGACCGAACTCTACCCGGGGTTCGAACTGGATGAATTGGCGGCGTTCCCGGTAGCTCTGGGCCTTTACCTGGAAAAAACCGGGGACAGGTCCGTCCTGGAGTCCGCCCCGGTCAGGGAAGGGCTGGCCCGGGTGTGGGAGAAGCTGGAGGAGGCCCGCATTCAGCCCCATCACCTTTACCGTACGTTCCTGCTTCCTTCCGACGACCCGGCCCATCACCCCGTCGTCACGTACGATAACGTGCTGGCCTGGAAGGCCCTCACCGTTTTCGCCCGGCTGGGTTGGCCTGGGGCCGGGGATAAGGCGGGAGCGCTCCGGTGCGAGCTGCGGCGGCGGGCTGTCGTGCCCGGGCCTTTCGGACCTATGTGGGCGTGGTCCTTCGCCCTGCCCGCCCACAGCGGAGAGACGGGCGCCGGAGGCGAATGTACGGATGGGGGGTCGGCTGCGGGGGAGGCGTACGTGCTCTATGACGAGCCCCCGGGGTCGCTTGCCCTCCTGGCCCATTACGGGTGGTGTGACCCCCTTGACCCGGTATACCTGAACACTTTGCGCTGGATCTGGAGTCCCCACAATCCCTGGTACGTGGCCGAGGGCCCCTTCGCGGCGCCCGCCTGTCCCCATGCCCGCCATCCCTGGGTGATGTCGCTGGTCAACGCTCTCCTGGTGCCGGCCCGGAGCTGGAAGGCCCTGGGGGTTGACCCCGCTCGGTTCCGTCGTGCCCTGTGCTCGGCTGCCCTGGACGGGGGACTGGCCTGTGAGACCATAGACGCGCACACGGGGAAGGTGCGCACGGGAGCTGCCTTTGCCACCTGCGCCGGTTTCATGGCCTGGGCCCTCGCCCAGCCAGAACTTCCCGGTTGA
- a CDS encoding HAMP domain-containing sensor histidine kinase: MPAPAVDRTGQCEPGEEAASLQQRRRELESDLQRLQQENLRLVQANRELQERLAELRRANAELARACQFTSDCCHELRAPLASIIAYAELLQEGAGGPLTPVQQEYVDGIVEQGQELLSSMNDILDLARIEAGRMEVRTAPLHLDEVILPLARRMEPRARRKGLALHVSLEGRGQLPPVEADRQKVERVLCNILDNAVKFTPPGGEIRVRAMWNPPAEVVVAVQDNGPGIPEEEQEAIFDRYYRARDQGDGTGAGLGLTLARQLVEMQGGRIWVESQLGRGATFYVALPTRAGGR, encoded by the coding sequence ATGCCGGCACCGGCGGTTGACAGGACTGGTCAGTGCGAACCCGGCGAAGAGGCGGCGTCCCTGCAGCAGCGCCGGCGGGAATTGGAGTCCGACCTCCAGCGGCTGCAGCAGGAGAACCTCCGCCTCGTGCAGGCCAACCGGGAATTGCAGGAGCGCCTGGCCGAGTTGCGCCGGGCCAACGCTGAACTGGCGCGGGCCTGCCAGTTTACGTCCGACTGTTGCCACGAGTTGCGTGCTCCTCTGGCTTCCATCATCGCGTACGCCGAGTTGCTCCAGGAAGGTGCGGGAGGACCTCTCACCCCCGTGCAGCAGGAGTACGTCGACGGGATCGTGGAACAGGGGCAGGAACTGTTGAGCTCGATGAACGACATCCTGGACCTGGCCCGCATCGAGGCCGGTCGCATGGAGGTCCGCACTGCTCCCCTGCACCTGGACGAGGTAATTCTTCCTCTGGCCAGACGGATGGAGCCCCGCGCCCGCCGCAAGGGGTTGGCCCTCCACGTCAGCCTGGAGGGCCGGGGGCAGCTCCCCCCGGTGGAGGCTGACCGGCAAAAGGTGGAGAGGGTGCTGTGCAACATCCTGGACAATGCCGTCAAGTTCACGCCTCCCGGAGGTGAGATCAGGGTCAGGGCGATGTGGAATCCCCCGGCAGAAGTGGTGGTGGCGGTCCAGGACAACGGTCCCGGTATCCCGGAGGAAGAGCAGGAAGCCATATTCGACCGCTACTATCGCGCCCGTGACCAGGGCGACGGCACGGGTGCGGGACTCGGGCTCACCCTGGCCCGGCAACTGGTGGAGATGCAGGGGGGCAGGATTTGGGTGGAGAGCCAGCTGGGAAGGGGTGCCACTTTTTACGTAGCCCTGCCCACCCGGGCAGGCGGGAGGTGA
- the gyaR gene encoding glyoxylate reductase — protein MKPSVYVTRRIPQAALDLLRSQCQVRIWDSDDPVPRPILLEEVAGCDGLFCLLTERIDTALLDRAPRLRVVANMAVGYDNIDVPAATARGVMVTNTPGVLTETTADLAFALILATARRLVEAARFLAAGQWKTWGPMLLTGQDVYGSTLGLVGFGRIGQAVARRARAFDMRIVYHDPERQQAAEEALGATWLPLDDVLRQADVVSIHAPLTPDTYHLIGERELRLMKPTAILVNTARGPLVDEQALYRALREGWIWAAGLDVFEREPIGPDHPLLSLPNVVALPHIGSASIATRTRMAVLAAQNLIAGLKGDTPPNLVNREVLAGRGPRP, from the coding sequence GTGAAACCATCCGTCTACGTTACCCGTCGTATCCCGCAAGCAGCTCTCGACCTGCTGCGTTCCCAGTGCCAGGTGCGGATATGGGACAGCGACGATCCCGTGCCCCGCCCCATCCTCCTGGAAGAGGTAGCCGGGTGCGACGGGCTGTTCTGCCTCCTCACCGAGCGTATCGACACCGCACTGTTGGACCGGGCTCCCCGGCTGCGGGTCGTTGCCAACATGGCGGTGGGATACGACAACATCGACGTACCCGCCGCCACCGCCCGGGGCGTGATGGTCACCAATACCCCGGGGGTCCTCACCGAGACCACCGCCGACCTGGCCTTCGCCCTCATCCTGGCCACGGCCCGGCGTCTGGTGGAAGCAGCCCGGTTCCTGGCGGCCGGGCAGTGGAAGACATGGGGACCCATGCTTCTCACCGGCCAGGACGTGTACGGCAGCACCCTGGGCCTGGTCGGGTTCGGTCGTATCGGCCAGGCCGTGGCCCGGCGGGCCCGCGCATTCGACATGCGCATCGTGTACCATGATCCAGAACGCCAGCAGGCAGCGGAAGAGGCCCTTGGCGCCACCTGGCTTCCCCTGGATGACGTGCTGCGGCAGGCCGATGTGGTGAGCATCCACGCCCCTCTCACCCCGGACACCTATCACCTGATCGGCGAACGGGAACTGCGGCTGATGAAACCCACTGCCATCCTGGTCAATACCGCCCGCGGCCCCCTGGTGGACGAGCAGGCGCTATACCGGGCACTCCGGGAAGGGTGGATATGGGCGGCCGGCCTGGACGTCTTCGAACGGGAACCCATCGGGCCCGATCATCCCCTGCTCTCCCTCCCCAACGTGGTGGCCCTCCCCCATATAGGCAGTGCCAGCATTGCCACCCGCACCCGCATGGCCGTCCTGGCCGCCCAGAACCTCATCGCCGGCCTCAAGGGGGACACACCCCCCAACCTGGTCAACCGGGAAGTTCTGGCTGGGCGAGGGCCCAGGCCATGA
- a CDS encoding response regulator transcription factor, with amino-acid sequence MPGRTILVVEDDAAVSRLVEHRLAQEGYRVVVASDGEQGLRLFEAVKPDLVILDLILPKIDGYEVCRIIRKASMVPIIVLSAKGDEVDKLVGFRMGADDYVTKPFSAAELAMRVAAVLRRCEGLRDDREGAVLDFGELCIDRRRRTVTVRGQKVDLTPKEFDLLWVLASHVEYVFTREQLLYQVWQSDYEGDVDNVTVLVSRLRDKIEEDPAHPRFIKTVWGVGYKFSVPKAEQEASG; translated from the coding sequence TTGCCAGGCAGGACGATCCTGGTGGTGGAAGATGATGCGGCCGTTTCCCGGTTGGTCGAACACCGGCTCGCCCAGGAGGGGTACCGGGTGGTTGTCGCCTCCGATGGGGAGCAGGGTTTGCGACTGTTCGAGGCGGTAAAACCCGACCTGGTGATCCTGGACCTCATCCTGCCCAAGATCGACGGGTACGAAGTGTGTCGCATCATCCGCAAGGCGTCCATGGTCCCCATAATCGTGCTCTCTGCGAAGGGGGACGAGGTGGATAAGCTGGTGGGGTTCCGCATGGGGGCGGACGACTACGTCACCAAGCCCTTCAGCGCTGCGGAACTGGCCATGCGGGTGGCGGCGGTGCTGCGCCGCTGTGAGGGCCTCCGGGATGATCGGGAGGGTGCGGTGCTGGATTTCGGTGAGCTGTGCATCGACCGACGCCGGCGTACGGTGACAGTGAGGGGCCAGAAAGTGGACCTCACTCCCAAGGAGTTCGATCTTCTGTGGGTGCTGGCTTCCCACGTGGAATACGTCTTCACGCGGGAGCAACTGCTCTACCAGGTATGGCAATCTGACTATGAGGGTGACGTCGACAACGTAACTGTGCTGGTGAGCCGGCTCCGGGACAAGATAGAAGAGGATCCCGCTCATCCCCGGTTCATCAAGACGGTTTGGGGCGTGGGGTACAAGTTCAGCGTCCCCAAGGCGGAACAGGAGGCGTCGGGTTGA
- the nikR gene encoding nickel-responsive transcriptional regulator NikR, whose product MGSLRRFGVSMEEDLLEKFDHLARSRGYSNRSEFLRDLARRELIQQRWELEDAEVAGTVTLVYDHDARGLGDELTHLQHDHHELVLSTMHVHLDERNCLEVVVLRGPAARVRSLANALISRRGVKHGQLTMTSTGRELP is encoded by the coding sequence ATGGGAAGCTTACGCAGGTTCGGGGTGTCCATGGAGGAAGACCTCCTGGAGAAGTTCGACCATCTTGCCCGTTCGCGCGGTTACAGTAACCGGTCCGAGTTTTTGCGCGACCTGGCCAGGCGGGAGCTGATCCAGCAGCGGTGGGAGCTGGAAGACGCCGAAGTGGCGGGGACGGTTACTCTGGTATACGACCACGATGCCCGCGGCCTGGGTGACGAACTCACCCACCTGCAGCACGATCACCACGAGCTGGTGCTTTCCACCATGCACGTCCACCTGGACGAGCGTAACTGCCTGGAAGTGGTGGTCCTGAGGGGACCGGCGGCCCGGGTACGCTCCCTGGCCAATGCCCTGATCAGCCGGCGGGGTGTAAAACACGGTCAGCTTACGATGACCTCCACCGGGCGTGAACTGCCCTGA
- a CDS encoding transglycosylase SLT domain-containing protein gives MRRRWLRLFAVSFLFLGAVSAVVAWDRGLLMGPRLAGESRVFSSFTTDLIRLFASKDLPPELEGYRRLAAALARWPGGRRQVERLATRTDGVGYHACLVLARSREARRDGTATGYYLRALELRADPGVREELARLLEEQGQAAAAIAQWKELLPARAAVEALLRLESDWCRVAGWLNDRGWAQQALDILREHGETEARAQARVAREWGRALLTLGDARAALPWLAQYMQDFPRDMETLGLYARTLEASGKLEAARDAYARLGPAGARGLGRVLERQGRREEAARAYLKSPEPEARWRGACLLEELGRAEEALPVYRQLAGEKGPVRDDAALRGYVLSRIKGDADGARELLGTISPGLAWCAGLSVKQPLPHQPVPDPPSPPPATRAARALHRLGPGGTSLAHVEMEILSRKGGPPGRLALAQWYAEHGNVTLGAQVATAVLADLPTPTAYRVAYPLPYPQLVQEVASEFGVDPLLVWAVMREESHFAPWAISRSGACGLMQLLPATAEGAARALGVTLEREDLFRPEVNLRLGTWYLARMLESCGGDIPRALAAYNGGLGNVRRWASSSTFRGREGFPTAITFPETREYVTRVAQSYLVYQFLYGEGETGNH, from the coding sequence TTGAGGAGACGGTGGTTGCGTCTATTCGCGGTCTCTTTCCTGTTTCTGGGGGCAGTGTCAGCAGTAGTGGCCTGGGACCGGGGACTGCTGATGGGACCCCGGCTGGCCGGAGAAAGCAGGGTTTTCTCATCTTTCACCACCGATCTGATCCGCCTTTTCGCCAGCAAGGACCTGCCACCGGAGCTGGAAGGATACCGCCGGCTGGCCGCCGCCCTGGCCCGCTGGCCTGGTGGCCGTCGGCAGGTGGAACGGCTGGCCACCCGCACAGACGGGGTGGGATACCATGCCTGCTTGGTTCTCGCCCGCAGCCGGGAAGCGCGGCGGGATGGCACCGCCACTGGCTACTACTTGCGCGCCCTTGAGCTGCGCGCCGACCCGGGGGTGAGGGAAGAACTGGCCCGCCTCCTGGAAGAACAGGGGCAGGCGGCGGCGGCCATCGCGCAGTGGAAGGAGCTATTACCAGCCCGGGCAGCCGTGGAAGCACTGCTGCGCCTGGAGTCCGATTGGTGCCGGGTGGCGGGCTGGCTCAACGACCGGGGGTGGGCCCAGCAGGCCCTGGACATCCTGCGCGAACACGGGGAGACCGAGGCCCGCGCCCAGGCCCGGGTGGCGCGGGAATGGGGTCGGGCCCTGCTTACCCTGGGGGATGCCCGCGCCGCCCTGCCCTGGCTGGCGCAGTACATGCAGGATTTTCCCCGAGACATGGAGACCCTGGGCCTGTACGCCCGCACCCTGGAAGCATCGGGAAAACTGGAGGCCGCCCGTGACGCCTACGCGCGCCTGGGACCCGCGGGTGCCCGCGGTCTGGGCAGGGTACTGGAACGCCAGGGTCGACGGGAGGAAGCGGCCCGCGCCTACCTGAAGTCTCCCGAGCCAGAGGCCCGATGGCGGGGAGCCTGCCTGCTGGAAGAGCTGGGACGGGCTGAAGAAGCCCTGCCGGTGTACCGCCAACTGGCTGGTGAGAAGGGTCCGGTTCGCGACGATGCCGCCCTGCGGGGATACGTCCTGTCCCGCATCAAGGGTGATGCTGATGGGGCCCGGGAGCTCCTGGGTACCATATCTCCCGGCCTGGCCTGGTGTGCCGGGCTGAGCGTAAAGCAGCCGCTCCCTCACCAGCCGGTCCCGGATCCCCCTTCCCCGCCCCCCGCGACCCGGGCAGCCCGGGCGCTCCACCGCCTGGGGCCCGGAGGGACATCCCTGGCCCATGTAGAGATGGAGATCCTGAGCCGGAAGGGCGGCCCCCCGGGTCGGCTGGCCCTGGCCCAGTGGTACGCGGAGCACGGGAACGTGACGCTGGGGGCCCAAGTCGCCACGGCGGTACTGGCAGACCTGCCCACCCCCACGGCATACCGGGTGGCATATCCTCTCCCCTACCCCCAACTGGTGCAAGAAGTGGCCTCGGAATTCGGGGTGGATCCCCTCCTGGTATGGGCAGTGATGCGGGAAGAAAGCCACTTTGCCCCCTGGGCAATCTCGCGGTCCGGAGCCTGCGGCCTCATGCAACTATTGCCCGCCACGGCCGAAGGTGCTGCCCGAGCCCTTGGCGTCACGCTGGAGCGGGAAGACCTCTTTCGCCCGGAGGTGAACCTGCGGCTGGGGACCTGGTACCTCGCCCGCATGCTGGAAAGTTGCGGGGGAGACATCCCCCGGGCTTTGGCTGCTTACAACGGGGGGCTGGGCAATGTGAGGCGCTGGGCCAGCTCATCCACCTTCCGGGGCCGGGAAGGATTCCCCACCGCCATCACGTTCCCGGAGACCCGCGAGTACGTGACCAGGGTGGCCCAGTCTTACCTGGTGTACCAGTTCCTCTACGGCGAAGGGGAGACCGGAAACCACTAA
- a CDS encoding MBL fold metallo-hydrolase has translation MEFRRLGDGVGYFAGATNCGLVWKGKEAVLIDSGLDESAGRKILRLLNGEGLRLVAILNTHFHADHVGGNAFLVARTGARVLAPEAEAEFIRRPLLEPSSLYGMAAPPPALRNKFLMAEPTPAVEGTGPATWEDPLEAGLKLVELPGHSPGQVGLAGPEGVLFAGDLFLSSQVLDKHGIPYNADVARHLESLERAAVWVARGEYRLIVPGHGPACDPGDALRTIEENRQRVTDLLFLITDMLAAPQPVAELVHRLAHHYARLLSTPGEYLLVQSAIHACLSYLADEGQVELVVEDNRLLWRRRAAP, from the coding sequence ATGGAGTTCCGGCGGCTGGGCGACGGGGTCGGGTACTTTGCCGGCGCCACCAATTGCGGCCTGGTCTGGAAGGGGAAAGAGGCGGTCCTCATTGACTCCGGCCTGGACGAAAGCGCCGGGCGCAAGATCCTGCGTCTTCTCAATGGGGAGGGCCTCCGGCTGGTGGCCATCCTCAATACCCATTTCCACGCGGATCATGTGGGCGGGAACGCTTTCCTGGTGGCGCGCACCGGAGCGCGGGTGCTGGCACCGGAGGCCGAAGCCGAATTCATACGCCGGCCTCTACTGGAGCCGTCCTCCCTGTACGGAATGGCGGCCCCGCCCCCGGCGCTGCGCAACAAGTTCCTCATGGCTGAGCCCACGCCCGCCGTGGAAGGCACCGGCCCGGCTACCTGGGAGGATCCCCTGGAGGCTGGGTTGAAGCTGGTGGAATTGCCCGGGCATAGTCCTGGCCAGGTTGGTCTGGCGGGGCCCGAGGGGGTCCTCTTCGCGGGAGACCTCTTTCTCTCCAGCCAGGTGCTGGACAAACACGGCATCCCCTACAACGCCGATGTGGCGCGCCACCTGGAGTCCCTGGAGCGGGCGGCGGTGTGGGTGGCGCGGGGAGAATACCGCCTGATCGTCCCCGGTCACGGTCCCGCCTGCGATCCCGGGGACGCCCTGCGCACCATCGAGGAGAACCGTCAGCGGGTGACGGATCTCCTCTTCCTGATCACGGACATGCTGGCCGCGCCCCAGCCGGTGGCCGAGCTGGTGCACCGCCTGGCCCACCACTACGCCCGTCTCCTTTCCACCCCGGGCGAATACCTTCTGGTGCAATCCGCCATCCACGCCTGCCTGTCGTATCTGGCAGATGAGGGCCAGGTGGAGCTGGTGGTGGAGGATAACCGCCTGCTCTGGCGCCGCCGGGCTGCTCCCTGA
- a CDS encoding thioredoxin family protein, whose protein sequence is MRLISERDAATLRRRFAELTGPVKLVMVTQSESGLTVPGHECAYCRETRMLVEDLGEVSDGRIGVEVYDFLLDKDQAARYGIERIPAVAVVGDRDYGIRYYGIPAGYEFASLVEDILDVSAQRSGLRPETAAALKGLPSDVHIQVFVTPTUPYCPRAARLAHKMAMESDRVRADVVEVSEFPHLAQRYHVFGVPKVVINERVQFEGAVPEKMFLSYVLQAAGVEES, encoded by the coding sequence ATGCGGCTCATTTCCGAGAGGGACGCGGCAACGCTCCGCAGGCGCTTTGCGGAGTTAACAGGACCCGTTAAGCTGGTGATGGTCACCCAGTCGGAATCGGGTCTGACGGTGCCCGGCCATGAATGCGCCTACTGCCGGGAGACCCGCATGCTGGTCGAGGACCTGGGTGAGGTGTCCGACGGGCGGATCGGAGTCGAGGTATATGACTTCCTGCTGGACAAGGACCAGGCCGCCCGGTATGGGATCGAGAGGATTCCGGCGGTAGCCGTGGTGGGGGACCGGGACTACGGCATCCGGTATTACGGCATCCCGGCCGGGTATGAGTTCGCATCCCTGGTAGAGGACATCCTCGACGTGTCGGCACAAAGGAGCGGCCTGCGCCCGGAGACGGCGGCGGCCCTGAAAGGATTGCCCAGCGACGTACACATCCAGGTCTTCGTGACCCCCACCTGACCATATTGCCCGCGTGCGGCCAGGTTGGCCCACAAAATGGCAATGGAAAGCGACAGGGTGCGGGCAGACGTGGTGGAGGTGTCAGAATTCCCTCACCTGGCCCAGCGGTACCATGTGTTCGGGGTGCCCAAGGTGGTGATCAACGAGCGGGTTCAGTTCGAGGGAGCCGTACCGGAAAAGATGTTCCTCAGTTACGTGTTGCAGGCTGCAGGCGTGGAGGAATCGTGA